From Erigeron canadensis isolate Cc75 chromosome 8, C_canadensis_v1, whole genome shotgun sequence, one genomic window encodes:
- the LOC122579227 gene encoding B3 domain-containing protein Os01g0234100-like, with the protein MEAAEDNNNNINPPPSPTTEHNININNDNININPEQQQETFSICSYASDQDFSISQLNQSNTTTPFNPNPNFTPLLGKRRKSKPIRYYNPEIVLDTKTSKTVNGALDSTSNGLSSPKGSSSRKNVKSPIESSPAMIRAQEVRSSLGTEHPSCIKLMVKAHLDSTTGGYWMGFSHQWARMYLSKTDREMLIEDEDGEIYQIKYNSDKSGLSAGWRKFATGHNLLEGDALVFHLVDPFKFKVYIIRANDLNEVDGALGLLNLEARTPQSDTPTPTTKKSKRPKEVPIDMVRKKNKLSTPPSQIIINPMEQSGNDSEEVGSEVLEGSRPSKPDLSFPELNSFKDFHIMVNGVCIDSELPDDVRMNYYELCNVRKEILHDSLSGKNTYPKLVAGMIGEIVNIANEIKNCKITTTKEELEAWDTSMKSFSLLGMKVEFLRDRIRAILRLMFESEGALGIQKYMEAKIAHKRVEDEITSVTEKLVELEESSRQLQGIMDGLQHEAGIHEVKFLELVHAPW; encoded by the exons ATGGAAGCAGctgaagataataataataacattaatcCTCCTCCATCCCCGACCACAGAACacaacattaatattaataatgataatatcaatattaatccTGAGCAGCAGCAGGAAACATTTTCAATTTGTTCATATGCATCAGATCAAGATTTTTCTATTTCACAATTAAATCAATCCAACACCACCACCCCTtttaaccctaaccctaatttcACTCCTTTACtg GGGAAACGAAGGAAATCAAAACCTATAAGATATTACAACCCTGAAATTGTTCTTGATACCAAAACCAGTAAAACTGTTaat GGAGCTCTTGATTCTACAAGCAATGGTTTGAG TTCTCCAAAAGGGAGTTCTTCAAGGAAAAATGTGAAATCTCCAATCGAAAGTTCGCCTGCGATGATTCGAGCACAGGAGGTTAGGTCAAGCCTAGGAACTGAACATCCTAGCTGTATAAAGTTGATGGTTAAAGCCCATCTTGATTCGACCACTGGAGGTTACTGGATG GGCTTTAGCCATCAATGGGCCAGGATGTATTTATCAAAAACAGACAGGGAAATGTTGATTGAAGATGAGGACGGAGAGATTTATCAGATCAAATACAATTCAGACAAGAGCGGGCTTAGTGCAGGATGGAGAAAGTTTGCAACGGGGCATAACTTACTCGAGGGTGATGCTTTAGTTTTCCATTTAGTTGATCCATTCAAGTTTAAG GTATATATAATTAGGGCGAATGATTTGAACGAAGTAGATGGTGCTCTTGGTCTTCTAAATCTGGAGGCACGCACACCACAATCTGATACACCAACTCCTACAACGAAGAAAAGCAAGCGTCCCAAGGAGGTTCCGATAGATATGGTTCGAAAAAAGAACAAGTTGTCAACTCCGCCATCACAAATCATCATCAATCCTATGGAACAATCTGGAAACGACAGCGAAGAGGTCGGTTCAGAAGTGCTAGAAGGTTCTAGACCCTCTAAACCGGACCTTTCATTTCCAGAACTCAACTCCTTTAAAGACTTTCATATAATGGTCAATGGAGTCTGCATCGACTCTGAACTTCCAGATGATGTCAGAATGAACTACTACGAACTCTGCAATGTTAGGAAAGAGATTCTCCACGATTCTCTTTCTGGAAAAAATACATATCCAAAGTTGGTCGCAGGCATGATTGGTGAAATTGTAAACATTGCAAATGAGATCAAGAACTGCAAGATCACTACAACTAAGGAAGAACTTGAGGCATGGGATACTTCCATGAAATCGTTCTCTCTTTTGGGAATGAAAGTTGAATTTTTACGTGATAGAATTCGAGCAATCTTAAGACTCATGTTTGAGTCAGAAGGTGCGTTGGGTATCCAGAAATACATGGAAGCTAAAATCGCACACAAACGCGTTGAAGATGAGATAACAAGCGTTACGGAAAAGCTCGTGGAGCTGGAGGAATCTTCTAGACAGCTCCAGGGTATTATGGATGGTTTACAACATGAGGCTGGGATACATGAGGTGAAGTTCCTAGAATTGGTTCATGCCCCATGGTAG